From Xyrauchen texanus isolate HMW12.3.18 chromosome 12, RBS_HiC_50CHRs, whole genome shotgun sequence, one genomic window encodes:
- the otop2 gene encoding proton channel OTOP2, giving the protein MRWNASRKSSSSFSCSLDLNNMTPKEDLEASETQISTIQLGMQGETPRNGPSPEQPQRGFKAKEKVRNWVWLLSGFISMNILLLGIALLSGSVFNKIQISSAHLQIFLILLVLLTTIWMVYYKVHTSRVHHAVLYKDSHAGPIWLRGGLVLFGICSVIMDILKIIYYVGHVHCESPVKIAFPTVQAVFVIVQTYGLWVHAKDCVQLQQNITRCGLMLTLSTNLMVWMTAVTEESLHQTVIPTDTSYNGSSNTPHSFNVTLQVRDENTECKCSHDSCETFEKAYYYLYPFNIEYSLFASAMAYVMWKNVGRQMDEHHSHNHRFSLWDVMVGPMAGIIILVVGLATFVVYEVDIAMEGLKKKQFALIMHYIMNIVAIFLMSIATLVGCVLFHLDKREQVSGKNPTRSLDVGLLVGASMGQFLICYFTIVAVLASGVKGHVNGLNLACSILTVIQLCLQNAFLIKGLHREPFNETDEATVFANVRAVQREPERRSSSIVPAHALPIPMTLLQGSLSWKRRILKEICAFLLLCNVILWIMPAFGARPQFDNTIGFEIYKLQTWSAVVNIGMPFGIFYRMHSVASLFEVCLAS; this is encoded by the exons ATGAGGTGGAACGCTTCACGGAAGTCCAGCAGCTCCTTCTCATG CTCTTTGGACTTAAACAACATGACACCAAAGGAAGACTTAGAGGCCAGTGAGACCCAGATATCCACTATCCAACTGGGAATGCAAGGAGAGACACCACGGAATGGGCCCAGCCCGGAACAACCCCAACGTGGGTTCAAAGCGAAGGAGAAGGTCCGCAACTGGGTCTGGCTTCTATCTGGATTCATCTCCATGAACATTCTCCTTCTGGGAATTGCTTTACTGAGCGGAAGTGTTTTTAACAAGATCCAGATCTCGTCTGCTCACCTGCAGATCTTCCTAATCTTACTTGTCTTGCTCACCACCATATGGATGGTTTACTACAAAGTCCATACTTCTAGAGTACACCATGCAGTGCTTTACAAAGATAGCCATGCTGGACCAATTTGGCTGAGAG GTGGCCTGGTTCTGTTCGGCATCTGCAGTGTTATCATggatattttaaagataatttactATGTGGGTCACGTACATTGTGAGTCACCTGTGAAGATAGCCTTCCCTACTGTGCAAGCCGTGTTTGTCATTGTCCAG ACATACGGCCTTTGGGTTCATGCCAAAGACTGCGTACAGCTACAGCAAAACATCACACG ATGTGGACTGATGTTGACTTTATCGACAAACCTCATGGTGTGGATGACAGCCGTGACAGAGGAATCGCTCCATCAGACTGTGATTCCAACCGACACTTCATATAACGGTTCCTCTAACACTCCTCACAGCTTCAACGTCACATTACAAG TCCGAGATGAAAACACAGAGTGCAAGTGCAGCCACGATTCTTGCGAAACCTTTGAGAAGGCCTATTACTACCTGTACCCCTTCAACATCGAGTACAGCCTTTTTGCCTCAGCCATGGCCTACGTCATGTGGAAGAATGTTGGACGACAAATGGATGAGCACCATAGCCATAATCACCGCTTTAGCCTATGGGACGTTATGGTTGGTCCAATGGCTGGTATAATCATTCTGGTTGTGGGGCTTGCTACATTTGTGGTGTATGAAGTGGACATAGCCATGGAAGGCctaaaaaaaaagcagtttgcTTTGATAATGCATTACATCATGAACATAGTGGCCATATTTCTGATGTCCATTGCAACTCTGGTCGGTTGTGTCCTCTTCCATCTCGATAAGAGGGAACAAGTTTCGGGGAAGAACCCTACGCGGAGTCTGGATGTGGGACTGCTCGTGGGAGCATCGATGGGCCAGTTCCTCATCTGCTACTTTACTATAGTCGCTGTGCTAGCGTCAGGGGTAAAAGGACAcgtgaatggcctcaacctggcATGTTCGATTCTGACCGTGATCCAGTTGTGTCTACAGAACGCCTTCCTCATCAAGGGTCTCCACCGGGAGCCATTCAATGAGACAGATGAGGCCACTGTCTTTGCAAATGTCAGGGCTGTGCAGAGAGAACCAGAAAGACGGAGCAGCTCTATTGTTCCGGCTCACGCGCTTCCCATCCCCATGACGCTGCTTCAGGGTTCGCTGTCCTGGAAGAGGAGGATCCTTAAGGAGATTTGTGCCTTCTTGTTACTCTGCAACGTCATT CTTTGGATCATGCCTGCCTTTGGAGCCCGGCCTCAGTTTGACAACACTATTGGATTTGAAATCTATAAATTACAAACATGGTCAGCAGTTGTGAATATCGGAATGCCATTTGGGATCTTCTACCGTATGCACTCAGTGGCCAGTCTTTTTGAGGTGTGCCTTGCCTCATGA